A window from Gasterosteus aculeatus chromosome 14, fGasAcu3.hap1.1, whole genome shotgun sequence encodes these proteins:
- the dcp2 gene encoding m7GpppN-mRNA hydrolase, with product MLCTNMENKRVEIPSGVLDDLCSRFILHIPSEERDNAIRVCFQIELAHWFYLDFCMQNTPGAPHCGIRDFAKAIFHHCPFLLPHGEDVQKILEQWKEYKMGVPTFGAIILDEALENALLVQGYLAKSGWGFPKGKVNEDEAPHDCAVREVLEETGFDIKNRISKDRYIEQKITDQLVRLYIIPGVSKDTKFNPKTRKEIRNIEWFPIEKLPCHRNDMTPKSKLGLAPNRFFMAIPFIRPLREWISRLKGESTDSDEDFANIGVTPGKASDNTRHKLRRLTGTEAYPGEGGAKPKQQKALEQLNQHELNQNTNLKTSGKKCQDSSYGANNQQKEDKRLQPRRLQDSFERDVGPCTSNGHQAAHSRDSEDLLFSKAFLNFKFDKDAIMKCFE from the exons ATGCTTTGTACCAACATGGAAAACAAACGAGTGGAGATCCCCTCCGGCGTACTGGACGACCTTTGCAG CCGGTTCATCCTGCACATCCCCAGTGAGGAGAGGGACAACGCCATCCGGGTGTGCTTCCAGATCGAGCTGGCCCACTGGTTCTACCTGGACTTCTGCATGCAGAACACCCCAGGAGCCCCTCACTGTGGAATAAGAGACTTTGCCAAAGCAA TCTTCCACCACTGTCCATTTCTATTGCCTCATGGAGAGGATGTTCAAAAGATCCTTGAACAGTGGAAGGAGTACAAGATGGGCGTTCCTACCTTTGGAGCAATCATTCTAGATGAAGCACTGGAAAAC GCACTGCTTGTTCAAGGCTACCTTGCAAAGTCCGGCTGGGGCTTTCCAAAGGGGAAAGTTAACGAGGATGAAGCTCCTCATGACTGTGCAGTCCGTGAA GTGTTGGAGGAGACGGGTTTTGACATCAAGAATCGAATCTCTAAAGACCGGTACATAGAGCAGAAAATCACTGACCAGCTGGTGCGGCTCTACATCATACCGGGAGTGTCAAAGGATACTAAGTTCAATCCAAAAACAAGGAAAGAGATCAGG AACATTGAATGGTTTCCAATTGAGAAGCTGCCCTGTCATAGGAATGACATGACCCCAAAGTCTAAACTCGGACTCGCCCCCAACAGGTTTTTCATGGCCATTCCGTTTAtaag GCCGCTGCGAGAATGGATCAGCCGGCTGAAAGGCGAGTCCACAGACAGCGACGAGGACTTTGCAAACATTGGCGTCACTCCAGGAAAAGCTTCAGACAACACTCG gcATAAATTGCGCCGCCTCACAGGTACGGAAGCCTATCCAGGAGAGGGCGGGGCCAAACCGAAGCAGCAGAAGGCTCTGGAGCAGCTCAACCAGCATGAGCTCAACCAG AACACAAATTTGAAAACCAGTGGGAAGAAATGTCAGGACTCATCTTATGGAGCAAACAACCAACAG AAAGAAGATAAACGACTACAACCCAGAAGACTGCAAGACAGTTTTGAGAGAG ATGTGGGTCCATGCACCTCAAACGGCCACCAGGCCGCCCACAGCAGAGACTCCGAGGACCTGCTCTTCTCCAAGGCTTTCCTAAATTTCAAATTTGACAAAGATGCCATCATGAAATGTTTTGAGTAA
- the cenpa gene encoding histone H3-like centromeric protein A, with translation MRHNSSTSRRKGKTPQHRPPLAAPETSGSNPRSQTHSGASGQPPASPRKRRFRPGTRALMEIRKYQKTTDLLLRKGPFARLVREVCQSFSGQHLRWQVFALMALQEAAEAFLVMLFSDANLCAIHAKRVTLFPRDIQLARRIRGVDNL, from the exons ATGCGTCACAATTCCTCTACCAGCCGCCGGAAGGGGAAAACCCCCCAGCATCGTCCCCCGCTGGCGGCCCCCGAGACGTCTGGTTCGAACCCCCGGTCCCAAACACACAGTGGAGCTTCAG GCCAGCCGCCTGCGTCTCCCAGGAAGAGACGGTTTCGACCTGGGACCAGGGCCCTAATGGAAATCCGCAAGTACCAAAAGACCACTGATCTCCTGCTCAGAAAGGGACCCTTCGCTCGTCTA GTTCGAGAGGTGTGCCAGAGCTTCTCTGGTCAACATCTGCGGTGGCAGGTCTTTGCCCTCATGGCCCTGCAGGAG GCTGCAGAGGCGTTTCTCGTCATGTTGTTCTCCGATGCCAATTTGTGTGCCATCCATGCCAAGCGGGTCACGCTGTTCCCCCGTGACATTCAGCTCGCCAGGAGGATCCGCGGGGTGGACAACCTGTAA